The genomic interval CAGATTCATATGCATAAGGGAGTTACTCTCAATGAGCGTAATCGCCCTTGATAAAACCATTCGATCACTTTTCAATATACCTTCTACATATTCATCAACGGTAAGTTTATTGCGCTTTACTACAGTTGCAGCCTGCCTAACCTTTGTTGTAGCGAAGCGTGCCATACCATCATGACCACCGTCTACGCCTTGCATGACACGGCATGCAAACTCTGCACCCGCATCTTCAGGCGTCCAATCAGGTTTATAATTTTGATCACTCATTTTCCCAGTTGAGACGCACTTTCAATTCTTCTAAAACTTTTCCCGCTGCAATGGGAATGATTGTGCCCGGCCCGAAAATCGCTGAAGCACCATGCTCTCGTAAAAAATCGTAGTCTTGCGCTGGTATTACACCACCAATTACAACCATAATATCTTCCCGTCCACGCTTTGCCAACTCTTCCACCAATTGCGGCAACAAAGTTTTATGTCCGGCTGCAAGTGAACTCATACCAACTACATGTACATCATTATCTACTGCATCTTGCGCCGTTTCTTCTGGCGTTTGAAAAAGCGGTCCAATATCAACATCAAATCCTAAATCGGCAAACGCGGTAGCAATTACTTTTGCACCACGATCGTGTCCGTCTTGCCCCATTTTAGCAATCATAATTCTCGGACGTCGTCCTTCGTGCTCTTCAAATTCGTCCGTCATTTGACGTACACGACGAATTTCATCTTCATTTGCGAATTCACTGCTATATACCCCTGAAATAGAACGAATTACCGCTTTATGACGACCGGAAACTTTTTCTACTGCATCCGATATTTCCCCAAGACTTGCTCTCGCTCTCGCCGCTTTTACTGCTAAGTCGAGTAAATTCCCATTACCCGTCTCAACAGAATTTGTAATCGCCTCCAAACAAGATAAGACTTGATCTTGATCACGATTGGCACGAAGTTTTTCTAAACGTCTAATTTGCGCCTGACGAACAGCAACATTATCGACATCTAAAATATCTAGTGGATCTTCTTTATCCAAACGAAATTTATTCACACCAACAATCATTTCATTTCCTGAATCAATGTGCGCCTGTCGACGTGCAGCAGCTTCTTCAATTCTCATCTTAGGCAAACCTGTTTCAATTGCTTTTGCCATACCGCCCAGTTTCTCAACTTCCTGGATATGCGCCCAAGCACTTTTTACCAATTCTTGTGTGAGAGCTTCCACATAATAAGACCCGCCCCAAGGATCTACGACTTTGCAGATTTTTGTTTCGTCCTGTAAGTACAGCTGTGTATTACGGGCAATGCGGGCCGAAAAATCGGTTGGCAAAGCAATCGCTTCATCTAAAGCATTCGTATGCAGAGATTGCGTATGCCCAAGTGCAGCTGCCATAGCCTCAATACAAGTTCTAACAATATTATTAAATGGATCTTGTTCGGTAAGACTCCATCCAGAAGTCTGTGAATGCGTGCGTAATGCCATTGATTTTTTATTCTTTGGATTAAATTGCTTAATAATTTTTGCCCACAATAAACGGCCTGCTCGCATCTTCGCAACTTCCATAAAATAATTTTTTCCCATTGCCCAGAAGAAAGACAGCCTTGGTGCGAATGCATCGACATTGAGTCCCGCATTCACCCCTGTTCTGATATACTCAAGGCCATCGGCGAGTGTATAGCCAAGTTCTATATCCGCAGTTGCTCCGGCTTCCTGCATGTGGTATCCAGAAATACTGATACTATTAAATTTAGGCATAAATTGCGATGTGTAAGCAAAAATGTCGCCAATAATCCGCATTGAAGCAGCCGGTGGATAAATATACGTATTGCGCACCATGAACTCTTTTAAAATATCATTTTGAATCGTACCTGCAAGAACTTCTTGTTTTACCCCTTGTTCTTCAGCCGCTACGATATAAAAAGCTAAAACAGGTAAAACAGCGCCGTTCATTGTCATCGATACCGACATCTTATCCAGTGGAATTCCTGAAAATAAAATTTCCATATCCAAAATAGAATCAACTGCCACCCCTGCTTTACCAACATCCCCAACAACCCGTGGATGATCGGAATCATAGCCGCGATGTGTCGCAAGGTCAAAGGCTATCGAAAGTCCTTTTTGCCCTGCTGCTAAATTGCGGCGATAAAATGCATTACTTTCCTCTGCTGTGGAGAATCCGGCGTATTGACGTACTGTCCAAGGACGAGTTACATACATACTTGGATATGGTCCACGTAAAAATGGCGGAACCCCAGCCATATAATGCAAATGCTGCATACCTTCTAAATCTTGTTTCGTATATAATGGCTTTACATCGATTTGCTCCATGGTTCTTTGGTAAAGCTCTGTAAAGCTCTTACCTGTCTCAGACTCTAAGCGCGCTTTCCATTCTTCAAAACTCTCAGCTTGCGCTTTTGTTTTAAATTCAAGCTTTGTGAAATCCGGTTTGAAGTACATTATTTTATACCTCCTCTTTGCTGCAGCCAAGTCAAAATATCCAGGCAATTTGCTCTTACATGAATAAATTCTTCTATACCAGCTTCACGATAAGCTTCCTCATGCTCTGGCGCAGGTGCACCAGCCAGCATCATAATCATTTCAGGTTTTTTTAGTTTTATTTGCCTTGCAAGCGCTGGCACAATTTCGGGATACGTAATATCGGTAGAACAAATAATTGCAACATATGCCCCCGACTTTATTGCAGCCTCAGCAGCTTCTTCAACCGTTTCAAATCCATCATTCTTTAATACTTCAAATCCACCGACCTCGAAAAACCCTGTACTGAAATCAGCTCTTGGTTTATGCTGCGGGATTGGTCCCATATTGGCCAAAAATATTTTTAACTTTTCTCCTTTTTCCGTTTCATATTGTTTGGCTTTATGACGAAGTGATTCAAATTGTTCAGTAAAACGATGTTTTTCAATGATTGTATCGATTTTTTCTATTTTACCTTCTTGTCTTAGCGCTTCTGTAACCTCACCTAACGTCGCACCAGCGGCAAAGGAGGAAACAATTTCATCCAGTACCGTTCCATACTGATTGTTGAATCCTTTTTTTATCGCAGACAATTTTTCATCACGATAAATCGTATCAACATCTGCGACAAAATCTTGCACTTGTTTCTCTCGCAGTTTCTGAAGCTCTGGCTCATCCAATGGATGCTTTTCCAATTCTTCTTCCAGCATATTGGCATACATATTAACGCCAACAGCTCTGTCTGCTCGTCTCGCTAAGTTTTTAAATCGCTGCTTTAATACATCGGCAACTGCATTTTGCACAATTCCTTTTCTTAAGGCAGAAACCATACCGCCTTCTTCTTCTACGCTTTGCAAGACTTTCCATGCCTTTTGCGCGATTTGCTGCGTTAATGTTTCTATATACCATGATCCACCCGCAGGATCTATCGGCTGCCTTAAATTACATTCGTTCTGTAAAATCACTTGCGTATTCCGAGCAATTCGACGAGAAAATTCATCCCCAAAACGAATGACTTCATCAAACTCACCCACTTGCAAGCTGTCTACACCACCAACAACACCAGAAAAAGCCTCCGTTGTAGTACGCAGCATATTCACATAAGGATCGTAAATAGACTTGTTGAATTTACCTGTTCGTGCATGAATCACCATTTTCTGAGCTTCTTTATCCCCACCAAAATTTTCTATAACCTGCGACCATAACATCCTCGCCGCTCTAAATTTTGCAATCTCCATAAAAAAATTAGAGCCAATAGAAAAGCTGAACTGCATATGTTTCGCAATCGTCTGAATGTCAATACTCCTCAATTGCATAGCACGGATATATTCAATCGCCGTAGAAAGCACATAACCAAGTTCTTGCACGGCACTTGCTCCACCATCATTGTAGATCTCACCTTGCACTAAGATATTTCTCAACTTTGGCATATTTTCTTCAGTCCAAACAATGGTATGCGCCATTTCATTATATAAATCATGTACGGAAGTAGGTAACTGACCGTCTTGTGCTAAAGTACCGATTGGGTCAGCTCCGACAACCCCATGAATTTTTTCAATCGCATCAGAGTTTGCCCTGCAAGTTGCACTCATCATGCCGATTAACATTGTACTAGAAGCACCAGCATGCATATAGAGTTCATATTTTCCCAAATCAACATCCTGAAAAATATGATACATATCTTGTATTGTACTTAAAGATACGCCGCCTTTTTGGATATCATCAAAATCTTGCTCTACATTTTTCCCTTGTTTCGTCTTCTCATCAAGCGCAATATTAATAGAGGTGGCCCCTTTTTCTAGTTGGTGCCGAATCGATTCATTCAGTTTTTCTGGCAGCACTTCATTATTTGCTTGCGCAATCAACCACGATTTATGAATGTAGCCTCCCGCCCGGATACCGCGCATATAATTTTCAGCTCCAGGTAAATTAGATAATGCATTTGGATCCGGAGCCATTTCCATCGTATAAATAGGTTCAAGCGTAATTCCTTCGTAGGTTTTTGTAAACAATTTCTTTTCAAAACTAGCACCTTTTAAGCTGGTGATTGTTTCTTGTTTCCATTCTTCATAAGTAGGCACATTGAATTCCTCAAAGGTCACTTGCAGCGGCTCTGCTTGTTTCATTTCAGCTTCTTCAGTTTGTTTCATTTTTCACGATCCTTTCCATAGTTAAGAATAAAATTTAATTTTACCTTCAAACTTGCATCGCAAAATAAAAAAGCCACTCCTGCATACACAGAATGGCTTTTATAAAATCAACAAGTACCAATAAAAAATCTCGGCAAAAAAATAAATGCCGAGAAGAGAGTAGTTAACGCTACTTGTAATCCCCTTCCCATCGCTCGCAGGTCTAACGGTGATTGTTAAACAGGCAGTTCTCCTGGCTCTAGTTCATCGCTCCTCCAAACCTTCTCAAAACAATCGTTTCAATGGTATATTCTTGGATTTGCTCCCTATTACAGTGGCGGGACCGCGTTGGCTTTTAACCAAACTTCCCTATTAAGTCCATAAGGACACCTATTTCCAACAGTATTAAATTTTATAGTTAAACATTATTATTTCATAATTCAAGATTATACTAGCACTTTTCAAGTACCT from Massilibacillus massiliensis carries:
- the scpA gene encoding methylmalonyl-CoA mutase, with protein sequence MYFKPDFTKLEFKTKAQAESFEEWKARLESETGKSFTELYQRTMEQIDVKPLYTKQDLEGMQHLHYMAGVPPFLRGPYPSMYVTRPWTVRQYAGFSTAEESNAFYRRNLAAGQKGLSIAFDLATHRGYDSDHPRVVGDVGKAGVAVDSILDMEILFSGIPLDKMSVSMTMNGAVLPVLAFYIVAAEEQGVKQEVLAGTIQNDILKEFMVRNTYIYPPAASMRIIGDIFAYTSQFMPKFNSISISGYHMQEAGATADIELGYTLADGLEYIRTGVNAGLNVDAFAPRLSFFWAMGKNYFMEVAKMRAGRLLWAKIIKQFNPKNKKSMALRTHSQTSGWSLTEQDPFNNIVRTCIEAMAAALGHTQSLHTNALDEAIALPTDFSARIARNTQLYLQDETKICKVVDPWGGSYYVEALTQELVKSAWAHIQEVEKLGGMAKAIETGLPKMRIEEAAARRQAHIDSGNEMIVGVNKFRLDKEDPLDILDVDNVAVRQAQIRRLEKLRANRDQDQVLSCLEAITNSVETGNGNLLDLAVKAARARASLGEISDAVEKVSGRHKAVIRSISGVYSSEFANEDEIRRVRQMTDEFEEHEGRRPRIMIAKMGQDGHDRGAKVIATAFADLGFDVDIGPLFQTPEETAQDAVDNDVHVVGMSSLAAGHKTLLPQLVEELAKRGREDIMVVIGGVIPAQDYDFLREHGASAIFGPGTIIPIAAGKVLEELKVRLNWENE
- a CDS encoding methylmalonyl-CoA mutase family protein, encoding MKQTEEAEMKQAEPLQVTFEEFNVPTYEEWKQETITSLKGASFEKKLFTKTYEGITLEPIYTMEMAPDPNALSNLPGAENYMRGIRAGGYIHKSWLIAQANNEVLPEKLNESIRHQLEKGATSINIALDEKTKQGKNVEQDFDDIQKGGVSLSTIQDMYHIFQDVDLGKYELYMHAGASSTMLIGMMSATCRANSDAIEKIHGVVGADPIGTLAQDGQLPTSVHDLYNEMAHTIVWTEENMPKLRNILVQGEIYNDGGASAVQELGYVLSTAIEYIRAMQLRSIDIQTIAKHMQFSFSIGSNFFMEIAKFRAARMLWSQVIENFGGDKEAQKMVIHARTGKFNKSIYDPYVNMLRTTTEAFSGVVGGVDSLQVGEFDEVIRFGDEFSRRIARNTQVILQNECNLRQPIDPAGGSWYIETLTQQIAQKAWKVLQSVEEEGGMVSALRKGIVQNAVADVLKQRFKNLARRADRAVGVNMYANMLEEELEKHPLDEPELQKLREKQVQDFVADVDTIYRDEKLSAIKKGFNNQYGTVLDEIVSSFAAGATLGEVTEALRQEGKIEKIDTIIEKHRFTEQFESLRHKAKQYETEKGEKLKIFLANMGPIPQHKPRADFSTGFFEVGGFEVLKNDGFETVEEAAEAAIKSGAYVAIICSTDITYPEIVPALARQIKLKKPEMIMMLAGAPAPEHEEAYREAGIEEFIHVRANCLDILTWLQQRGGIK